In Aliiroseovarius pelagivivens, a single window of DNA contains:
- a CDS encoding DUF2783 domain-containing protein — MPLDFSDLETFYEELAIALDAVAENDRELLLSKLSLLMARELGDGARTIELISSARNNLDQE; from the coding sequence ATGCCGCTCGATTTTTCCGATCTTGAAACTTTCTATGAAGAATTGGCCATAGCATTGGATGCTGTTGCTGAGAACGACCGAGAGCTGCTCCTGAGCAAGCTCAGCCTGCTTATGGCGCGGGAACTGGGGGATGGCGCACGCACGATAGAATTGATCAGCTCTGCTCGGAATAATCTTGACCAAGAATGA
- a CDS encoding helix-turn-helix transcriptional regulator — MTKNDLAIAYPLNAFQNVRMSNNAHSSNSSSSDLLSELAACMGKVGDRSFNQAFLNLVETQLGADQVMVFSYGASKPTCYLSYNTHPEKNANQLAQAYLETGYADDPLQPQISRLAGINGTDVFSLSTLATNMAPLYRHRFFELPGIVDKLTVLARRDTSCLGVNFYRFADSGAFAPELTANPVLDVLGQLALLHYSDSQPQDMLSPLLSLSEREREICEGILRGKTTDAIAWELEVAPSTVTTYRKRAYIKLGINSKPALFTLCGTDR, encoded by the coding sequence TTGACCAAGAATGATCTGGCCATTGCTTACCCTTTGAATGCCTTCCAGAATGTGCGCATGTCTAATAATGCGCACAGTTCCAACTCTTCCTCTTCAGACCTGTTATCGGAATTGGCTGCCTGTATGGGAAAAGTGGGCGACAGGAGTTTCAACCAAGCTTTCCTGAACCTAGTCGAAACCCAATTGGGGGCTGATCAGGTCATGGTGTTTTCCTATGGTGCCAGCAAACCGACCTGTTACCTGTCCTACAACACTCACCCGGAAAAAAACGCCAATCAGTTGGCTCAGGCGTATCTTGAAACCGGCTATGCCGATGATCCCCTGCAACCGCAGATTTCTCGGTTGGCCGGCATCAATGGGACCGATGTGTTCTCCTTGAGTACATTGGCGACAAACATGGCTCCACTTTATCGGCACCGGTTTTTTGAGCTACCGGGAATCGTCGACAAGCTGACGGTGCTGGCGCGGCGGGATACGTCCTGCCTTGGGGTGAATTTCTATCGTTTCGCTGACAGCGGTGCCTTTGCGCCAGAGCTTACAGCCAACCCGGTCCTGGATGTTCTGGGGCAGTTGGCGCTGCTGCATTATTCCGACAGTCAGCCACAAGACATGCTCAGCCCGCTTTTGTCCTTATCCGAGCGTGAACGTGAGATATGCGAGGGTATCCTGCGAGGCAAGACGACGGATGCGATTGCCTGGGAGCTTGAGGTGGCGCCCAGTACAGTAACCACCTATCGCAAACGTGCTTACATAAAGTTGGGGATCAATTCGAAACCAGCGTTGTTCACGTTGTGCGGAACGGATCGGTAA
- a CDS encoding multidrug effflux MFS transporter → MTDSTSTLTRSDVPMLAFLGGLTSLTAIATDISLPAIPALASQFAVDVSATHAIVSLFLLGYAVMQPFYGPLSDSYGRKPVLLLGLMIFALASALSLQASSIEALYTLRFLQGMGAGCGPILARAILRDCYSGARAERAMAMVMFAMAFGPLIAPTLGGVLVAIFGVAGVFWALSGLSILTLAITLVWFRETFPARQAESLNFRGSLRSYVLVIRHPASRAYMLSGGFIYASMLCYISASPAVLIDGFGLPAEQYGYYFALSASALLCGALLNARLLKRVPFHMVSAMGLAVSLVGGVLMLVLSMLQIHVPLAVAGPAACVVFGLAIVLPNATARAMQPFAARAGTASAAIGSIQISLGVAAGYATGIFYDQTALPLSIGLSLCAGLAAVCFQLARQSEARHLQGAKNANC, encoded by the coding sequence GTGACGGATTCAACAAGCACGCTTACCCGAAGCGATGTACCGATGCTGGCCTTTCTCGGCGGACTCACCAGCCTGACGGCAATTGCCACAGATATTTCGTTGCCCGCGATCCCGGCGCTCGCCAGCCAATTCGCCGTAGATGTGTCCGCAACCCACGCAATCGTCAGCCTGTTCCTGCTGGGCTATGCCGTCATGCAACCTTTCTATGGGCCGCTGTCGGACAGCTATGGTCGAAAACCCGTATTGCTGTTGGGATTGATGATTTTCGCACTGGCCAGTGCGCTTTCATTGCAGGCAAGCTCGATCGAGGCCCTATATACGCTGCGGTTCCTGCAGGGAATGGGGGCCGGCTGTGGCCCGATTTTGGCGCGGGCCATTTTGAGGGATTGCTACTCGGGTGCGCGGGCGGAACGCGCTATGGCCATGGTCATGTTCGCCATGGCTTTTGGCCCCCTGATAGCACCGACGCTAGGCGGTGTTCTGGTCGCAATCTTCGGTGTTGCAGGCGTGTTCTGGGCCCTGAGCGGATTGTCCATTCTAACGCTCGCCATAACGCTCGTTTGGTTCAGGGAAACTTTTCCGGCGAGGCAGGCCGAGTCACTAAATTTCCGTGGATCCTTGCGCAGCTATGTCCTTGTCATCAGACATCCCGCTTCACGTGCCTATATGCTGTCCGGAGGGTTCATTTACGCCAGCATGCTTTGCTACATCTCGGCCTCTCCGGCAGTACTGATTGATGGCTTCGGGTTGCCGGCCGAGCAGTACGGGTACTATTTTGCCCTATCGGCTTCAGCCTTGCTATGCGGCGCACTTCTCAACGCGCGCTTGCTGAAACGGGTGCCTTTTCACATGGTCTCAGCCATGGGGCTTGCCGTTTCTCTTGTCGGCGGGGTGCTGATGCTGGTCCTGTCGATGTTACAGATACACGTACCGCTCGCCGTTGCAGGGCCCGCTGCTTGCGTGGTTTTCGGGCTCGCCATCGTGCTGCCCAACGCCACGGCGCGTGCCATGCAACCGTTTGCGGCTCGGGCGGGCACGGCCTCTGCCGCGATCGGCAGTATCCAGATCAGTCTTGGTGTCGCCGCGGGCTACGCAACCGGGATCTTCTACGACCAAACCGCCTTACCCCTGAGCATTGGCCTGTCCCTGTGTGCCGGACTGGCGGCCGTCTGCTTCCAACTTGCTCGCCAAAGCGAGGCCAGGCACCTTCAAGGAGCCAAGAATGCCAACTGTTGA
- a CDS encoding LysE family translocator, whose amino-acid sequence MTLGLCLGLLVHTLAVTVGLAAVVQTMPSAFTALKTIGAAYLVYLAWGVLRAGPGKLSANGAPLQSMPRLVGRGLIMNLSNPKVAIFMLAFLPQFVDPTQRDVEGQLLVLGLVITDVTMIAFGSIALLSSLASERLSQSQRTQTLLQRSTGIVFLGLAANLISSDTR is encoded by the coding sequence GTGACACTTGGACTTTGCCTGGGCTTGCTTGTGCATACTCTTGCGGTAACCGTAGGCCTGGCTGCCGTGGTGCAGACCATGCCGTCGGCCTTTACCGCTTTGAAAACCATCGGCGCAGCGTATTTGGTCTATCTGGCCTGGGGCGTTCTGCGTGCAGGGCCCGGCAAACTGAGCGCCAATGGGGCACCTCTGCAGTCGATGCCCCGCCTGGTTGGCCGGGGTTTGATTATGAACCTGTCGAACCCGAAGGTTGCGATCTTCATGCTCGCGTTCCTGCCCCAATTCGTTGATCCGACACAGAGGGATGTCGAAGGACAACTTCTCGTTTTGGGGCTGGTTATAACAGATGTGACGATGATCGCGTTCGGCAGTATCGCCTTGTTGTCCAGCCTCGCCAGCGAACGCCTTTCTCAATCGCAAAGAACCCAGACTCTCCTACAAAGGTCTACAGGGATCGTGTTTCTTGGTCTCGCCGCAAATTTGATCAGTTCGGATACGCGATAG
- the rfbC gene encoding dTDP-4-dehydrorhamnose 3,5-epimerase: MKITETTLPGVLLLEPARFGDDRGFFSESWNRQRMSENGIDIDFVQDNHSLSRQVGTVRGLHFQSPPHAQAKLVRCGRGSLFDVAVDIRKGSPTYGQWVGYELSFENGRQLLVPEGFLHGFITRSPDTEIVYKCSDYYAPDCDGAVRWDSCGIDWDFDGEPQLSPKDQDAPALADFDSPFTYGVSA; encoded by the coding sequence GTGAAGATAACTGAAACCACCCTGCCCGGAGTGCTTTTGCTGGAACCCGCCCGTTTCGGGGATGACCGCGGTTTTTTCTCGGAAAGCTGGAACCGTCAGCGGATGTCCGAGAACGGCATCGATATTGATTTCGTTCAAGACAATCATTCCCTGTCCCGGCAGGTGGGTACGGTGCGTGGACTGCATTTCCAATCGCCCCCTCATGCGCAGGCCAAGCTGGTACGCTGTGGGCGTGGATCACTGTTCGATGTGGCCGTCGACATCCGCAAAGGCAGCCCGACTTATGGGCAATGGGTTGGATACGAGCTGAGCTTCGAAAATGGCCGCCAGCTTCTGGTGCCCGAGGGCTTCCTGCACGGTTTCATCACCCGCAGCCCAGACACAGAAATCGTCTATAAATGCTCGGATTACTATGCACCGGACTGTGACGGCGCCGTGCGTTGGGACAGTTGCGGCATCGACTGGGATTTCGACGGAGAGCCGCAGTTGTCGCCCAAAGATCAGGACGCCCCAGCACTGGCCGATTTTGACAGCCCCTTCACATATGGGGTCTCCGCATGA
- the rfbB gene encoding dTDP-glucose 4,6-dehydratase has protein sequence MKILITGGAGFIGSAVVRLAVSRGHQVVNLDALTYAGRLENVAPVADDPNYVFEHADIRDRAALDRVFATHKPDAVMHLAAESHVDRSIDGPGDFIETNITGTYNMLEAARTHWVHEGKPEGFRFHHISTDEVYGSLGEDGLFTEQTPYDPRSPYSASKASSDHLVRAWFHTYGLPVVLTNCSNNYGPYHFPEKLIPKVILNALQGKEIPVYGQGLNVRDWLYVEDHADALLLAVTKGTPGESYNVGGENERRNIDLVTTICALLDDMRPGTAPYADLIRYVEDRPGHDARYAIDPTFIGKTLGWRPSVTVEEGLRKTVQWYLDNQAWWKPLLDTDGVGTRVGVST, from the coding sequence ATGAAGATCCTGATCACAGGTGGCGCTGGGTTTATCGGCTCGGCTGTGGTGCGACTGGCCGTGTCGCGCGGGCATCAGGTCGTCAATCTGGACGCGCTGACCTATGCCGGGCGACTGGAAAACGTGGCCCCCGTGGCAGACGACCCGAACTATGTGTTTGAACATGCCGACATCCGCGACCGCGCTGCGTTGGATCGGGTCTTTGCCACTCACAAACCCGATGCGGTGATGCATCTGGCCGCCGAAAGCCATGTAGACCGGTCCATCGACGGGCCGGGCGATTTTATCGAGACCAACATCACCGGTACCTACAACATGCTGGAAGCCGCACGCACCCATTGGGTGCACGAAGGCAAGCCCGAGGGCTTTCGCTTCCACCATATCTCGACCGACGAGGTCTATGGTTCGCTGGGTGAGGACGGCTTGTTCACCGAGCAGACCCCCTATGACCCCCGTTCGCCCTATTCGGCGTCCAAAGCCAGTTCCGATCATCTGGTGCGCGCGTGGTTTCATACCTACGGGCTTCCCGTGGTCCTGACCAACTGCTCGAACAATTACGGCCCCTATCACTTCCCCGAAAAGCTGATCCCGAAGGTCATTCTGAACGCGCTTCAGGGCAAAGAGATTCCGGTCTATGGCCAAGGCCTGAACGTGCGCGATTGGTTGTATGTTGAAGATCACGCCGACGCGCTGCTTCTGGCCGTCACGAAAGGCACCCCCGGCGAAAGCTACAACGTCGGTGGCGAGAACGAGCGGCGCAATATTGATCTTGTCACCACCATCTGCGCCCTTCTGGACGACATGCGCCCGGGAACTGCGCCTTACGCCGATTTGATCCGCTATGTGGAAGATCGCCCCGGCCATGATGCGCGCTATGCGATTGATCCGACCTTTATCGGAAAAACGCTGGGCTGGCGTCCGTCCGTCACCGTGGAAGAGGGACTGCGCAAGACCGTTCAGTGGTATCTGGACAATCAAGCCTGGTGGAAGCCCCTTTTGGACACCGATGGCGTCGGCACCCGTGTGGGAGTAAGCACATGA
- the rfbD gene encoding dTDP-4-dehydrorhamnose reductase, whose protein sequence is MTLLVFGRTGQVALELQARSPDAIFLGREQADLTDPDACAAMIHKYAPSAVINAAAYTAVDRAEEDEATTLAVNGIAPGAMAQVCAELGVPFVHISTDYVFAGDGDTPWTPNDAVSPPNAYGRTKLAGEDRVRAAGGAYAILRTSWVVSAHGNNFVKTMLRLGAERDKLTIVADQIGGPTPAGAIAEACLSIADQLCAQPDRAGTYHFSGAPDTSWADFAREIFAQSGTECEVEDIPTTAFPTPATRPLNSRLDCTTTQQVFGIARPKWRDGLSAILTQLGART, encoded by the coding sequence ATGACGCTTCTGGTTTTTGGCAGAACCGGGCAGGTTGCTCTGGAACTGCAAGCGCGTTCCCCTGACGCTATTTTTCTGGGTCGCGAGCAAGCGGATCTGACCGATCCTGATGCCTGTGCTGCGATGATCCACAAATACGCGCCCAGCGCCGTGATCAACGCCGCCGCCTATACCGCCGTGGACCGGGCCGAAGAAGACGAGGCCACTACACTTGCGGTGAATGGCATCGCGCCCGGCGCTATGGCGCAAGTCTGTGCAGAGTTGGGTGTTCCCTTCGTCCATATCTCGACCGACTATGTCTTTGCTGGCGACGGGGATACGCCGTGGACACCCAACGACGCGGTCTCTCCGCCCAACGCCTATGGCCGCACCAAACTGGCGGGCGAAGACCGCGTGCGTGCAGCGGGTGGAGCCTATGCTATTCTGAGGACCTCGTGGGTTGTTTCGGCACATGGCAACAACTTCGTGAAAACCATGCTGCGCCTTGGGGCCGAGCGCGACAAGCTGACCATCGTGGCCGACCAGATCGGCGGCCCAACCCCGGCCGGAGCCATTGCCGAGGCGTGTTTGTCCATCGCGGATCAGCTATGCGCCCAGCCGGACCGCGCAGGCACCTATCATTTCTCGGGCGCGCCCGACACCAGCTGGGCCGACTTCGCACGCGAGATCTTTGCCCAATCCGGCACCGAATGCGAGGTCGAAGACATTCCGACCACAGCCTTCCCAACGCCGGCAACACGCCCGCTGAACTCGCGGCTCGACTGCACGACCACCCAGCAGGTCTTTGGCATCGCCCGCCCCAAGTGGCGTGACGGGCTTTCCGCGATCCTGACTCAACTCGGAGCACGCACATGA
- the rfbA gene encoding glucose-1-phosphate thymidylyltransferase RfbA, which translates to MTSSITGSTTGRKGIILAGGSGTRLYPITIGISKQLLPIYDKPMIYYPLSVLMLAGIREIAMITTPQDQDQFKRTLGDGSQWGISLTYITQPSPDGLAQAYLLAEDFLDGAPSAMVLGDNIFFGHGLPELLDLADQRTDGGTVFGYHVADPERYGVVSFDENGVAQQIIEKPAVPPSRYAVTGLYFLDGDAPRLAREVRPSERGELEITTLLEMYLNAGKLDVQRMGRGYAWLDTGTHGSLLDAGNFVRTLERRQGLQTGCLDEIAYLSGWISADQLSERADTFEKNDYGTYLKGLLS; encoded by the coding sequence ATGACATCCTCGATCACAGGCTCGACCACGGGACGCAAAGGGATCATTCTGGCAGGTGGCTCGGGCACACGGCTCTATCCGATCACCATCGGCATCTCGAAACAGCTTCTGCCGATCTATGACAAGCCGATGATTTATTACCCGCTGTCCGTGCTGATGCTGGCAGGCATCCGCGAGATCGCGATGATCACCACGCCACAGGATCAGGACCAGTTCAAGCGCACCCTAGGCGATGGCAGCCAATGGGGTATCTCGCTGACCTATATCACTCAGCCCTCGCCTGACGGTCTGGCACAGGCCTATCTGCTGGCCGAAGATTTTCTGGATGGTGCGCCGTCGGCCATGGTGCTGGGCGACAATATCTTTTTCGGCCACGGCCTGCCTGAACTTCTGGATCTGGCCGATCAACGCACCGATGGCGGTACTGTATTTGGCTATCACGTTGCCGATCCGGAACGCTATGGCGTGGTCAGCTTTGATGAAAACGGCGTGGCCCAGCAGATCATCGAGAAACCCGCCGTCCCGCCCTCGCGCTATGCGGTGACGGGCCTGTATTTTCTGGACGGTGACGCGCCACGTCTTGCGCGCGAGGTCCGCCCATCAGAGCGGGGCGAGCTTGAGATCACCACACTGCTTGAAATGTACTTGAACGCCGGAAAACTGGATGTGCAGCGCATGGGTCGCGGCTATGCGTGGCTGGACACCGGCACCCATGGCAGCCTTCTGGACGCAGGCAACTTTGTGCGCACGCTAGAGCGCCGTCAGGGTCTGCAAACCGGCTGCCTGGACGAGATCGCCTATCTGTCCGGCTGGATCAGCGCCGACCAACTGTCGGAACGTGCGGACACATTCGAGAAGAACGATTATGGCACCTATCTGAAGGGGCTGCTTAGCTAA
- a CDS encoding glycosyltransferase family 2 protein, whose product MPRHTLVTAARNEGPYLVEWIAWHRMIGFDRIVIFDDPSQDGSTPLLQALADAGVINHVDNSDPEAALDHATRALNKAVNLPDVQDADWAMVLDVDEFLVVHTGDGSLETLLATAPDAQAISPCWRFFGDCGQTAFVDAPVALQFTCAASDDALHQNPHPGLKTLFRPPVVEQLKPHRPVLIADHQTDPNFVWLNGSGDRFDTGLQQKGWRAPAGQDGRDLCEVHHYKIRSTESFVLQSLGSSLPGSDTQNYAASAYARFNCNAQRRPVMLPFATRLSAQIEALMNLPGVRTAHQDCVAAHMQAITKMHAELNPESPEDAALLAFMAPPSDQAEEFASEESAPAVQIDTAPRWLADFRRSDHRKGFYQSLPKCALQFADRESDVLIVSFDNLSSVNDPALSRETWGYPFYRDEGWSHLGVLAFERYWYRDDDLFDAFEKLAAEGFFQGYKKVVLTGTSMGAYAATALADLVPGCTVLAFSPQSTLDEGLVPWEERFNSGRKQDWSGRYADAARHCSQADQVFVVYDPYFEPDARHAARYDGTNITFLKSWYSSHKSALFLRRADILKTLVRDAADGQLTPARYYALYRTRRDLPWFLNGLADRLQARGRDQLALQLAEWLSDHNHTALANKVKQRHPTGKTDKINT is encoded by the coding sequence ATGCCCCGACACACGCTTGTCACAGCTGCCCGCAACGAAGGGCCCTATCTGGTCGAATGGATTGCATGGCACCGGATGATCGGCTTTGACCGGATCGTGATTTTTGACGACCCTTCGCAAGACGGCTCAACCCCGTTGTTGCAGGCATTGGCTGACGCGGGCGTAATCAATCACGTCGACAATTCCGATCCAGAGGCTGCCCTAGACCACGCCACCCGCGCGTTGAACAAAGCGGTGAACCTGCCGGATGTGCAGGACGCCGACTGGGCAATGGTGCTGGATGTGGACGAGTTTTTGGTTGTTCACACCGGGGACGGCAGCCTTGAGACGCTGCTGGCCACCGCCCCGGATGCACAAGCGATCAGCCCTTGCTGGCGATTCTTCGGGGATTGCGGACAGACGGCATTTGTCGACGCCCCCGTAGCACTGCAATTCACCTGCGCCGCGTCCGATGACGCGCTGCATCAAAACCCACATCCCGGTCTGAAAACGCTGTTCCGCCCGCCCGTGGTCGAGCAACTGAAGCCGCATCGGCCAGTACTGATTGCTGACCATCAAACCGACCCGAACTTCGTCTGGTTGAACGGCTCGGGTGATCGGTTCGATACGGGCCTGCAACAAAAGGGCTGGCGTGCGCCCGCTGGTCAGGACGGTCGAGACCTGTGCGAAGTGCACCACTATAAGATCCGCAGCACGGAAAGCTTTGTTCTGCAATCGCTTGGTTCAAGCCTTCCCGGCAGCGACACCCAGAACTATGCGGCCAGCGCCTATGCCCGGTTCAACTGCAACGCCCAGCGCCGCCCGGTGATGCTGCCCTTCGCCACCCGACTGTCGGCGCAGATCGAGGCGCTGATGAACCTGCCCGGTGTGCGCACAGCGCATCAGGACTGTGTCGCGGCACATATGCAGGCGATCACCAAGATGCACGCAGAACTGAACCCTGAGAGTCCCGAGGATGCGGCGCTCTTGGCGTTTATGGCACCGCCTTCAGATCAGGCAGAAGAGTTCGCTTCGGAAGAAAGTGCCCCTGCTGTGCAGATCGACACCGCCCCGCGCTGGCTGGCTGATTTCCGCCGTAGCGATCATCGGAAAGGGTTTTATCAGTCGCTTCCCAAATGTGCGCTGCAATTCGCAGACCGGGAATCGGACGTCCTGATCGTGTCCTTCGACAACCTGTCCAGCGTCAATGACCCCGCTCTGTCGCGCGAGACTTGGGGCTATCCCTTCTATCGTGACGAAGGTTGGTCGCATCTGGGCGTGCTTGCGTTCGAACGCTATTGGTACCGCGACGACGACCTGTTTGACGCGTTCGAGAAGCTGGCCGCAGAGGGATTCTTTCAAGGCTACAAGAAAGTAGTCCTGACCGGCACCTCGATGGGGGCTTATGCCGCCACAGCCCTTGCCGATCTGGTGCCGGGCTGCACGGTATTGGCATTCTCTCCGCAATCCACGCTGGATGAAGGGCTGGTTCCATGGGAAGAGCGCTTCAACTCTGGCCGAAAACAGGATTGGTCCGGTCGCTACGCGGATGCGGCCCGACATTGCAGCCAAGCCGATCAGGTTTTTGTGGTGTATGACCCCTATTTTGAACCCGACGCCCGTCACGCCGCGCGCTATGACGGGACGAACATCACCTTTCTGAAAAGCTGGTACTCCTCGCATAAGTCCGCGCTGTTTCTGCGCCGGGCCGACATCCTGAAAACACTCGTGCGTGATGCAGCGGACGGGCAACTGACGCCCGCGCGTTACTATGCGCTTTACCGCACTCGGCGTGACCTTCCGTGGTTTCTGAACGGATTGGCCGACCGGTTACAGGCGCGAGGCCGGGATCAGCTTGCATTGCAACTGGCTGAATGGCTATCTGATCACAACCACACCGCCCTTGCGAACAAGGTGAAGCAGCGGCACCCAACAGGCAAAACGGATAAGATAAACACATGA
- a CDS encoding glycosyltransferase family 61 protein, with product MTLSAPSLADSISDKIDVLDNALVVPPPKGDANRSVQKSGVLDADGNFVANSITWRNTNQINLEPPMPAAEDIVELKGRYMFAGPLFGHFGHFLVESICRFWAVDQLRDKIDGVVWVPKFQNRPQHVLNVFKPLSEMLGIDVPLFNIEDPTRVEKLYVPQQGFGMFDMIEGAPEFRDFVNRISDHAPAPKGPEKIYVSRTQLPPQRGSILGEKFLEEKLEAEGYVPFHPQKHNFQEQIEAYRAARYIVSTDCSPLHLAALVGDADQKVACIARRAGNLDQYFARQMKAFQGIETTTVSALLRNWIPESDNRPSRVSFGEVDFTVMYERLKEGGFIEDSTPWQHLDDDQRKESLAELEVSQKQAFKPFERK from the coding sequence ATGACTTTAAGTGCCCCCTCGCTGGCTGACAGCATCTCGGACAAGATTGACGTACTGGACAACGCGCTTGTCGTGCCGCCCCCTAAAGGGGACGCCAACCGATCCGTTCAGAAGTCGGGCGTTCTGGATGCTGACGGCAATTTCGTCGCCAACAGCATAACATGGCGCAACACCAACCAGATCAACCTTGAACCCCCCATGCCTGCGGCCGAAGACATCGTCGAACTAAAGGGCAGGTACATGTTCGCGGGCCCCCTGTTTGGCCATTTCGGTCACTTCCTGGTGGAAAGCATTTGTCGCTTCTGGGCTGTGGATCAACTGCGTGACAAAATTGACGGAGTGGTCTGGGTTCCCAAATTCCAGAACCGCCCACAGCACGTTCTGAACGTCTTCAAGCCTCTGTCCGAAATGCTGGGCATCGACGTTCCCCTGTTCAACATTGAAGACCCGACCCGCGTTGAAAAGCTGTACGTCCCGCAGCAGGGCTTCGGCATGTTCGACATGATCGAAGGCGCACCCGAATTCCGTGATTTTGTGAACCGCATCAGCGATCACGCTCCGGCCCCCAAAGGCCCGGAAAAAATCTATGTCTCACGCACGCAACTTCCCCCGCAACGCGGCAGTATTCTGGGCGAGAAGTTTCTGGAAGAGAAGCTTGAGGCCGAAGGCTATGTGCCTTTCCATCCGCAAAAGCACAACTTCCAAGAACAGATCGAAGCCTATCGCGCCGCACGCTACATTGTATCGACCGATTGCTCGCCTTTGCATCTGGCGGCACTTGTGGGTGACGCCGATCAAAAAGTGGCCTGCATCGCCCGGCGCGCAGGAAATCTGGACCAGTACTTTGCCCGCCAGATGAAAGCCTTCCAAGGGATCGAGACCACCACCGTCAGCGCGCTCTTGCGCAACTGGATCCCGGAATCCGACAACCGCCCCAGCCGTGTATCCTTTGGCGAGGTCGACTTCACCGTCATGTACGAGCGTCTGAAAGAGGGTGGCTTTATCGAAGATTCCACCCCGTGGCAGCACTTGGACGACGATCAGCGGAAGGAATCCTTGGCCGAGCTGGAAGTGTCGCAGAAGCAGGCCTTCAAGCCGTTCGAAAGGAAGTAA